A genome region from Pristis pectinata isolate sPriPec2 chromosome 4, sPriPec2.1.pri, whole genome shotgun sequence includes the following:
- the LOC127569186 gene encoding pantothenate kinase 3, with the protein MKIKDAKKPSFPWFGMDIGGTLVKLVYFEPIDITAEEEEEEVESLKSIRKYLVSNVAYGSTGIRDVHLELKDLILCGRKGNLHFIRFPTHDLPTFIQMGRDKNFSTLHTVLCATGGGAYKFEEEFRTIGNLQLHKLDELDCLVNGLLHIDSLSFNGQAECYYFENASDPEKCQKMPFNLDDPYPLLVVNIGSGVSILAVYSKDHYKRVTGTSLGGGTFLGLCCLLTGCETFDEALEMASKGDSTMADKLVRDIYGGDYERFGLPGWAVASSFGNMICREKRDLVSKEDLARATLVTITNNIGSIARMCALNEKINRVVFVGNFLRVNTLSMKLLAYALDYWSRGQLKALFLEHEGYFGAVGALLGLLNST; encoded by the exons ATGAAGATCAAGGACGCCAAGAAACCCT CGTTCCCCTGGTTTGGGATGGATATTGGTGGGACACTGGTGAAACTGGTTTATTTTGAACCAATTGATATCACAgctgaggaagaggaagaggaggtagAAAGCCTAAAAAGTATTCGCAAGTACTTGGTGTCGAATGTTGCCTATGGGTCCACGGGCATCCGAGATGTGCACCTTGAGCTCAAAGACCTAATACTCTGTGGCCGCAAAGGAAACCTGCACTTTATCCGATTTCCAACACATGACCTACCTACCTTCATTCAGATGGGGAGAGACAAGAACTTTTCAACACTACACACAGTGCTTTGTGCCACTGGAGGGGGTGCTTATAAATTTGAAGAAGAATTTCGTACG attggtAATCTGCAATTACACAAACTGGATGAACTGGACTGCCTGGTTAATGGCCTTTTGCACATTGACTCTCTCAGTTTTAATGGCCAGGCAGAATGTTACTACTTTGAGAATGCCTCTGATCCCGAGAAATGCCAGAAGATGCCTTTCAACCTTGATGACCCCTACCCTTTGCTTGTGGTGAACATTGGTTCAGGAGTCAGCATATTAGCTGTATACTCAAAGGACCATTATAAAAGAGTAACTGGAACAAG tTTAGGAGGTGGAACCTTCCTGGGCCTCTGCTGTTTGCTTACAGGTTGTGAGACTTTCGATGAAGCTCTTGAAATGGCCTCAAAAGGTGACAGCACAATGGCTGACAAACTAGTGCGGGACATCTACGGAGGGGACTACGAGCGATTTGGTTTGCCAGGATGGGCAGTAGCTTCCAG CTTTGGCAACATGATTTGCAGAGAGAAGCGTGATTTAGTTAGCAAAGAAGACCTAGCAAGAGCCACCTTGGTCACCATCACAAACAACATAGGATCCATAGCCCGAATGTGTGCACTGAATGAG AAGATAAACAGAGTTGTTTTTGTTGGCAACTTCCTGCGAGTCAATACACTGTCAATGAAGCTCCTGGCCTATGCGTTGGACTACTGGTCAAGGGGACAGCTGAAGGCATTGTTTCTAGAGCATGAG GGTTACTTTGGAGCAGTAGGTGCCCTTCTTGGACTTCTCAATTCCACTTAG